The genomic window AAGTAACTCCTATTTAACTCTAGCACTTGGCAGGATTACAATATCCCAATcccttgaaaaataaactttctatAAGCTGCAGGAGTTCCCCAGCCTACTATAAGCACTGGTGGACGGAATGAAGAACTAGTGAGAAACATTTCCTAGGTTGAAAAATGTTGTTAAGCCGAGAAATGTGACAAATGTACATTTGAGACATTATTGTATATCACACTTCTGGAGAAACAGTCACTAAGCTACCTTTTATTGGCAGATGCTACAACTTCTCTAACATTAGAAATACAGTAAAGATTGTCTCAAGATTTCAATACTTGTGTAAAGTAAATGCTTCAAGTTAACAATACAACGATTTATAATATAGAGAACATTTGGTAAAACAAGATATGCACAGGCTAAATAAATGGTATTAAGTTTATGAAAGGCAGCGAGAAAAGCACCAatatactgcagaaaaaaaaaaaaaagatcagattcAGGTAAGGGCTTAAAAAGTCAGAGCAGTGTAACACAGTAGACATGTAGGCTCATGGACCTAggtgcacagcacagcctgctcctACTTTAAAACATCTCCGTGCATCtctagagagagaaaaaagactCACACcactttaaaaagtgtttttacagGAGCAGCATTCAGCACTTCTGGAGGCTACTGAGAGCCTGGGCTGGTGTGTCACTGTGCCAGGAGACCTGGCTGCGTGTCCTCTCGTGGCTGGCCTCACCTGCAGGCATTGCCTGCTTGCACACACCTTGCACACTCCTCTTTCACCTCCCCTTCCAGCCAGCAAAACCCCATTTACTCAACTTTTTCTCCCAAAGAGAGTTCTTCAGCCCTGATCCTCACTCTTTCCTTCATTCTCCAtttcaagaggaaaagaagaaccGTCTCACTTCAGCTCACCTAAAAACTGTGCGCCACTGCATCAACAGTTCACAGCCTTTTTACAGACTTGCCTCAGTGTGGGTAACTTAAACATAAGGAAAGTTGTCTTGCTTCACAGCTTGGTTAAACAGCTGTTTAACCTTAGTTTCACCTCATCCAGCTTCCCCCAGCCTATCCCTCTGCATAAGACCTTGCGATGCATACCAGTAATTTCTGACAACGATCCTGATAATCCCTCTGCTTCTTGCTTTATCAGAAGATGCTGTTCTCCCTGCCACAAGGTGGCAATGCAAATTTGTGCTTTTGCTAAGTGCCTAGCTTCTCATCTGAGGGTGGACGGGATGGGGGCACCATGTGGAAATACACCAGCTGTGGCAATGACGAAGGCATGACGGGGTGAGTGGCTACTCAGAAAACAAAGGGCAATAATTTCCACTGTTGCTGCACTGCAACCCCAATAACACAACTGAACAGCAGGACTTGAGACTCGAGGGGAAGGATTCTCACTACCACTGCAGATATCCACCCACCCCTGCGGACCACTTCAGTCTAACACAGATGACGGAGCAGGTCGGACACAGCAATTGGGACGCCTAAAATTCTGCAGCATGGACTGGAATATGTTATGCTGCCTCCCTTTCAGTTTCTTATTTGAGGACGTGTCTGAGGAAATGGATTTCCGGTTCTGACTGTTCTGAGACCGGATCAGTTTCTCATGTTCCCGGATTTGTCTCTGTAAGTGGTTCTGGATAGCGATTCCCAAGGACTCAGGGTCGAGGGAAGCACCGTAGACCTCCCACGTCATGCCTTGCTCGTCCCAGACAACATCCCTAACGTGCTTGGATTGCTTCACCTGTACTTTCGCCTCCATGGCGGAGGCGGTCTGCTTCTTGTTTTCCCCGCGGTTTGGCAAAGCCTGAACCGaagaaggaagagctgcagcaTGGAGCTCATGCTTGGACTCCTTGGCTTGCTGGGGAGCTGCCGAAACCTCCAGGAGAGGGGTGACATGTCCAGAGCTTGGAGCAGCCACTGGTCCCACCGGcagagcctgcctgctggcCATCGGAGTCGGCCTCATCTCACCCTGGCGGCCGCTCTGCTCCTTCTCACCGACCTCCTCCGAGCAAGCCTTTCCACCGACGGGCTCTCTGCCAGCATTTGCCCCTGCCTGGGCATCAAGCACCATCAAGTTTTCTCCCTTTGGTTTTACCACAGATTGAGGAATCGCCTCCACTTCGTTCACACCCTTACATGGCACTGGCTTTTGCTCAGAGCCACCCAGGGCCTCGTTCTGCTTGGTTTCACTCTGCAGGTTACAGAGTGAAGGTAACTGGCTGCTTCCCGTGTCATGCACAAGACACTGCACCTTGCTCTCGgttctggcagcagcagtgatgtTTATTTCACCAGCAGCAGACGGTGCTGTGGTTTGATCACTGGGGCTGATGGCAAGCTGCTGGGCAGGCACTGGCTTCGACAGGGCCGCAGCATCTGTAGGCAGTGCAGAAGCAGCCTCACCGCTGCTGGCTGGACCCATCCCTTCAGTATTATCCACAGCTGTATCTCGGGAGGTGATGGCTGCAGGGGAGAAGGGGACAGTAGGTTCTGCATTGTCTGCTGAGCCTGGGGACACTGCGTCAGgtggggcagcaggcagcccggCAGGCTGGCTTTGGGCTGTAGCAGCCCCAGCCATAACAGTCAATTTTGACACTGCACCAGGAGAACATGGGGGCTTCTGCTGCGAGGAGAAGCTGTTAACAAGTTCAGACTGGCTCAGCCCCCCGCTGCCTTGGTAAATGATGTGcagttcttccttctcctctggaGGAGGGTTCCCTTTTAAGAAGGTAGCGAggatgctggggctggtggAAGCTGATTTATTCTCCACAGTGGCCACAGCCTGAACCTCGGCATCTCGCCACGTTCTGCTTGCTGCTTCCTGAGTTAAAGAGCTGCTCTCCGACTGGACCGTCATCGTACCAGTTTCTTTGAATTTGGAGAGCTGGGTCGGGCCTGAGCTCCCGGGCTCAGTGTCTGCATCACACAGGGGATGTGTGCCCTCACagctgagctgggctgctgccGTGCTGCTCTGCGCCGCCTCAGTCTGGTCAGCAGGACACAGCTGCTCAGGACCTGCAGGCCCGCTTTTTGCCACCACAGCCGCCTGTGGATCTCTCCCAGCATCAGTGGCAGCATCCCTGTCCCTCACTGGAGAGGtgggctggcaggcagctgcgTCGGCTTCTGCTTCCCtctctttcccctctctttGCAGAAGGCTTGCCTGAGAGGGGAGACACGACTCGTTACCCCTGGCTGGGCTGCCTGGAGAGGAGCACTGCAACACCTGGAGAGCTGGCTGCTCCTCAGTCCCCTGAGGTTTCAAGGCAGAGTCCTCCACCTGCGCCAGGGGGCTTGCTTTCGCCTGGCTGCCCTGCACGAACTGCTGGGAGCTCTGGGGAGCTGGCATCATGTCTGGCCCACACCCTGCCGCCTCCACCGCCGGGGCTGGCCCTATGCCTGCCAGACACCCCTCCACAGCCTGGCTGGAGAGGCTGGGAAGGAGCACAGCTTGCTGGTTAGCATCCTCCTTGCAGCACGCCTCCTGGGTGCCGGTGCGCTTCAGGCTGCAGGTGCGGGTGGCTGCGGAGCCTGGCACGGAGCAGGGGAAGCCATTGCTGGCTCTCTCTTCAGCAGCAACCTTGGGCTGGTGCTTAGCAGGCAGCAGGTCTCCTGGGCAGTCCTTCTCCTCGGGAGGGGAAGCTAGGGAGAGCTTGGCAGGTCCCAGGGGATGTGGTACAGTCCCCATGGACTGCCTCAGGGATGCAGCTCACTGTCAGCTCCTCCTCAGAGGGCTCTTGCGGGGTGGCGGGTCCGACAGGGCAGGCTCCCAGCAACCGTTCTCCTGTATAGTTAATCTGTcaacaaaagaaacacagtGTAAGCTGTATTCAGTTTTAAGCATAAGAAGTacaagatgtatttattttacagcttgGAGAGAAATACTTGCATGTAAGGGGGAAAGTGAAGCACCCAGTTCTGcttaaaaatcacataaaagACACAGATTTCAGGCATGTCCCAACTCCAAGGTCTGGATGGAGAAGACAATGCTAGGGACAAAGCAGTAAGAGCTGCCCTGCTGTGGATACATTAATGAAAACGTAATGACATAACAAGGACTGTAAACCAAGAAATACGAAGAGAAAACGGGAAGCACAGAAAGGGGAGCAGACTGTGTCTGGAAGTTTGGGGGGAAAATACTTAGCAGCAAGAGGTCAGAAAATAAAGTGATAAAACCCTGTGTCAAGCCACCTGTGGAAAGTgactgagcagctgctgccttgcctgTTGTGCATACATGAAGACAAGATATGATTCCCCCTGGACTCCCCTGTGACACGAGTGATCTCCCCACTTTGCTGCCCACTGGTGTCCCCTTCCTCTCACGGAgagcccttccttccctctaCCACCAGCAAGGAAATGCTGACACGGGTCAGTTCAGCCTAACGTGCACGGAGTTTACCTCACTGGTAAAAGGAAGATGGAGGAAAGGCAACCTGCTGGATAGCCTGGTCAATAAACACAGGCACAGACAATCTCAAAATCAGTTTATGAAGAGGTGACATGAAACTGGAGGGGAAAACATAGCTGCACCACCTGCACCACTGAACAGGAGGGGCTCAAAGCAGCAGTGAATGCCACAGCCAGTGGAACAGCAGGGAGGAATTTTAAGCAGGTGGAGCAGAGTTATCCAGGCTGAAACCTGGCCAAAACTGCAGAGAAACCGTGACTTCAAGCAAGAGGCGACCTCAAAAACCTGCTTCTTGACTGGAGCTTTCAAAAGGACTCGGCACGGCCCAGCTCAGGTCCTGCTAAAGGTCAACAACTTGGTCTGTCAGTGCCAGAAGAGCAGTGGTGACGGCGATTAAGTCCCACTCCACCCTTATTGCAGGTTGCCTATGCTAGCTGAAAAgcttcttttaaaagctttccaCAGCTCATGCTGCCAGCAAAACACCTGAGTGAGACCTGTGAGACATTCCTAACATTTAGCTCTATGTTAAACAGAGGGATGGTGCTGGGAAAATTACCTCTGTGTGTCCATGTCCCTAAAGGCACACAGCGGGGTCTCCTTTGCAAAATGACTtgggagatgctgctggcaggagctgtgaTGTCCCAGACCCTCCCTACCCACTGGCAGTGTCAGTACAAGCCTGCTCCCGAAAGGGTAGATCCCTacccttctcctctctttcaaCCATAATGGCAGTGCTATAACTTTCTCAGTTTCTGTAAGATTCACCCTATATTTCAGCATCTCAGGGTACATAGAAAGaatgacagaagaaaagtgCTCAATGAGAGGAAAATTGAAAGAATACAGACAACctattttttctaagaaaaggaAACCTCTGCAACTTATTACTTATTCATTAAACTTTATGTCTTCCGGATATtaataattcattattttttatacagTATCTTTGGGCTCTCTCCAACCACAGATACACAGAGCCTGCTGGGTTAAGTCAGCCCTGATAAGCTGTGATCCTGCCCCTGGAGGACACTGAGCTGCAATCTGTGGTCGCAGCCGTGTATCACTCCAAAGTGGGTCTCCTCCAAGGCTAATGACGACTGAGCTTTTTAAGCCGCACTGAGTTTATGGAAACCAGATTGCAAATCTGCACAACTTTGTGACCGCCTACAAgatgtttgcttcattttgtgctCACTTTAATGCCAGTTAGTGGAGTCCTGAAGAGGAGAGCCATTCCAAGTTCCTGCTGTTGTACCATGACCGAACGTCTAATAACCGtgagcagaggagcagatggcTTTGGGCATCTGTTTCTAAACTCTGGTACtctcttctttgcttttccaagTATCAGTGCAAACTAAACTGGCATATACAATTGGGCAGGTCACATTTTTTTAGGTcaagagtttattttaaaacaaacaaacaaacaatggaacaaaaccaaactgaatTCTTAATATGTGCCATACTACATGGTGAAATCtttggaacaaaaaaaagaaggcagagCAAATCTGCTTGGCTCTTCACTATATAAAAACCTCCGAAAGAGCGGCACCCAAAATCCAGTGCTCTCAATGGAAACAGATTGCTTGTGTCATCACATGAAAATCCTACAGCAGCAC from Anas acuta chromosome 4, bAnaAcu1.1, whole genome shotgun sequence includes these protein-coding regions:
- the GPRIN3 gene encoding G protein-regulated inducer of neurite outgrowth 3, with protein sequence MGTVPHPLGPAKLSLASPPEEKDCPGDLLPAKHQPKVAAEERASNGFPCSVPGSAATRTCSLKRTGTQEACCKEDANQQAVLLPSLSSQAVEGCLAGIGPAPAVEAAGCGPDMMPAPQSSQQFVQGSQAKASPLAQVEDSALKPQGTEEQPALQVLQCSSPGSPARGNESCLPSQASLLQREGKEREAEADAAACQPTSPVRDRDAATDAGRDPQAAVVAKSGPAGPEQLCPADQTEAAQSSTAAAQLSCEGTHPLCDADTEPGSSGPTQLSKFKETGTMTVQSESSSLTQEAASRTWRDAEVQAVATVENKSASTSPSILATFLKGNPPPEEKEELHIIYQGSGGLSQSELVNSFSSQQKPPCSPGAVSKLTVMAGAATAQSQPAGLPAAPPDAVSPGSADNAEPTVPFSPAAITSRDTAVDNTEGMGPASSGEAASALPTDAAALSKPVPAQQLAISPSDQTTAPSAAGEINITAAARTESKVQCLVHDTGSSQLPSLCNLQSETKQNEALGGSEQKPVPCKGVNEVEAIPQSVVKPKGENLMVLDAQAGANAGREPVGGKACSEEVGEKEQSGRQGEMRPTPMASRQALPVGPVAAPSSGHVTPLLEVSAAPQQAKESKHELHAAALPSSVQALPNRGENKKQTASAMEAKVQVKQSKHVRDVVWDEQGMTWEVYGASLDPESLGIAIQNHLQRQIREHEKLIRSQNSQNRKSISSDTSSNKKLKGRQHNIFQSMLQNFRRPNCCVRPAPSSVLD